GCACGGGTTCACCGAGATTATGCCGCCGTTTCTGGTCAACCGCCAGACCATGTATGCCACCGGGCAATTGCCCAAGCTGGAGGCGGATATGTATAAGACGGCCGAGGAGGATATGTTCCTGATTCCGACAGCCGAGGTGCCGGTAACCAACCTCTGGCGTGACGAGGTGATACCGGAGGAGAAACTGCCGCTTTATTACGTGGCGGCCACGGCCTGTTTCCGCCGCGAGGCCGGCTCTTATGGCAAGGATACACGGGGTATCATTCGGGTCCATCAGTTCAATAAGGTCGAGATGGTCAAGTTCGTGCATCCGGATACCTCGTTTGATGAATTGGAGAAATTGGTCCAGTGCGCCGAGGCCGTGCTTCAGGCATTGGAATTGGAATACCGGGTGGTCAAGCTCTGCACCACGGAGATGAGTTTTTCGTCGGCCACCACCTATGACCTGGAGGCGTACGCGCCGGGCGTGGGGCGGTATCTGGAGGTCTCATCCTGCGGTAATTTTACGGACTTTCAGGCGCGCCGGGGCAATATCAGGTTCAGAGGCAAGGATAACAAGAGCCGGCTGGTGCACACGCTCAATGGCTCGGGCCTGGCGCTGCCCCGGACGCTGATTACGCTCTTGGAGACACACCAGCAGAAGGACGGCTCGATTGTTATCCCCAAGGCGCTCCGGCCGTATATGGACGGAGTGGAGAGAATCGGTTAGAAACCACAGATGCCCCCATACGGGGATAACTCGCAGTAACAACTAAAGTTTAAGTGCGAGTAAACACAGATGAGCACAGATATAGCAACCATAGTGAAAGTGAGATAAAATATGCAAACAAGTAGCGGCGCTCTGACCATGGATTTAATCAACAAGTATCACCGGGAATACAATGCCAATACGCTGAATCGGATTGCCCGCAATGCCGTGACCAAGACGGCCCTGCCGGAAGTGGCCATGAACCGCGATGTCTTGAACAGCACTGATTTTACATTCTCGCATATCGTCAAGACCGGAGATGCCACCAGCCAGATGTCCAGCGGCCGGTGCTGGATGTTCGCCGGCCTGAATACCATGCGGATACTGGCGATGAAGAAGATGAACCTGGCTACATTTGAGTTGTCGCAGAGCTACACCTTCTTCTGGGACAAGCTGGAGAAGTCAAACTACTTCCTGGAAAATATTATTGACACGGTGGATGAGGATGTCCAGAGCCGGGTGGTCATGTGGCTGTTGGGCGGTCCGCTGGGCGACGGCGGGCAGTGGGATATGTTCGCCAATCTCATCAGCCGGTACGGCGTGGTGCCCAAGACCGTCATGCCCGAGACCTTTAACAGCAGTAATTCCGGCCATGTCAATTATTTTGTTACCCTGAAGCTCAAGGAAGACGCGATGCTGCTGCGGAATATGCACAAGAAGGGCGCATCTCTGGCGGCCTTGCGAGCCCGCAAGCAGGAGATGATGTCGGAAATCTATAAGATGCTGGTGATATATTTCGGCGAGCCGCCCCGGGAGTTTCTCTGGCAATACCGCGATAAGAAGGGCGTATTCCACCGCGACCCCAAGCCCCTGACGCCGCTGGCGTTCTACAAGAAATATGTCAATCTGGATTTGGACGAGACGGTCAGCGTCATCAATTGTCCGACCAGAGACAAGCCCTATAACCGGATGTATACCGTGCAATATTTGGGTAACGTCAAGGGCGGGCAGATAGTCCGTTATCTGAACGTGGATATCGACACGCTCAAGTCGGCTGCGGCGGCCATGCTCAAGGACAAGCAGCCGGTCTGGTTCGGATGCGATGTGGGCAAGATGTTCCACCGCGATGCCGGCATCATGGATATGAAACTATACGAATACGACAACCTGTTAGGCGTCAAGTTCGGGATGGACAAGGCGCAAAGAGTTGATTACGGCGATAGCCTGATGACCCATGCCATGGTCCTGACCGGAGTCAACCTGGTCAACAATAAGCCCACCAAATGGAAGGTGGAGAACAGCTGGGGCGACAAGGTCGGGGACAAAGGGTTCTTTGTCATGAGCGACGCCTGGTTCAGCGAATACCTTTATCAGGTGGTTATCAAGAAGAGTTACTTGACGCCCAAGCTGAGGAAGATACTCAAGGAAAAGCCCATTGTCTTAAAACCCTGGGACCCGATGGGCTCGCTGGCCATAATGCACTGATCGCATTATATTATGCTGAAACGCACGGTGAAGGACAATTCCGCTTTATCCTTAGTGGCCGCTAATCTAGTCACAGCCATTTTTGCCATTGTCCAGAAATGGACGCTGGCTGAACTGATGTGGATTTACTGGTCCCAGAGCATCACCATCGGCATATTCAATTTCATCCGGATCTGGCGATTGAAGCAGTTTCGCACCGATGGGCTGACCATGAATGACCGGCCGGTCGAGCCGACCGAGAAATCCAAGAAGGACATCGCCATATTCTTTGCGATGCATTATGGTTTTTTCCATGTGGGTTACCTGATATTTCTTACCCAGCTGGGCAGCGGAGGGCGGATCGAGAACCTTGACAGCACGCCTTTTATTACCGGCGTACCGATAGATACGCTGGCGGTTATTATTTTAGCGCTGATGTTTTTTGGCAATCACCTTTATTCGTTCCTGCACAATAAAGATAACTACCGGGGCGTACCGAATATCGGCACGATGATGTTTTTCCCGTATGCCCGGGTTATCCCGATGCACCTGACCCTGATTATCGGCGCCAGCATGGCCCAGAGCGCTATAATACTGTTCCTGTTTCTCAAAACCATTGCCGACGTGATTATGCACGCGGTCGAGCATTCGTTGATTTTATCAAAAGAATAGCCGGTAATGGTTGACGTCTGGAAAACAGCTTTTATAATATTCCCATGCCAATGGATGATTTACAGATTCAGGAGTTCCGGTCATTCAACGAATTTAGTGCCTGGTGGAATAGTCCTGAGATAGTTGAATTCTGCCGGCAGAATCCGGAGCAGGCCGATAAGTTAAAAGAGCATCCCTATTTAAAGCCTTGGTTCGGCGACGCCGGCCAAACAATGAGAACAGACGATATTCCGCCAGAAACAACATCCGATCAAGGTGCGCAAGCCGCCCCAGAGATTTTTGGCCGGTATCAGCTGGAGGCAGAATTAGGCAAGGGCGGAATGGGCGTGGTCTATTTGGCGGCTGACCCGGTTCTGGACCGCCGGGTGGCCCTGAAGGTTATGACTCTGGAAGGTATCGAGGCCACGGCCCGGTTTATGCGCGAGGTTCGTTCATCAGCCAAGTTAAAGCATCCCAATATTGTCCAAATCTACGAGGTCGGCACGCAGGGAAAATTCCACTATTTTACCATGGAACACATTGACGGTGGTGGTTTGGATACATTTGTGGACGAGCACAAATTATCGCCCAGGCGGATTGCCGAGATAATCTGCGATATTGCCTCGGCGCTCCATTACGCCCACCAGCAGGGGATTATCCACCGGGACCTCAAGCCCGGCAATATTCTGTTAGATAAGCAGGGTAAGTCATATTTGACTGATTTCGGGCTGGCCAAGGAATTGACTGCGGCTGATCGTGCTCTGACCATGAGCGGCACGGTCATCGGCACGCCGGACTATATGTCGCCGGAACAGGCCCGGGGGGATAAGGATAAAGTGGATGCTCGGAGTGATGTGTTTTCTTTGGGGGCAACCATGTATTACAGTTTAACCGGCGTAAGTCCATTTAAAGATAGCGATTTATACCAGGTGTTGAGTCGGGTGATAAATAAAGACCCGCTGCTGCCCACCAAGGCGGCAAAGAACCTTCATCGTGATTTAGAAACCATCTGTATGAAGTGTCTGGAAAAGGAACCGGTCCGGCGCTATCAGACGGCCGGGGAGTTGGCGGACGACCTGAAGCGGTTCCTGGAAGGCGAATCCATCCAGGCCAGGCGCTCCGGCTTAATCACCAAGCTGATTAAGAAGGCCCGGCGCAATAAACCGGCCGCCTTGGCCATGCTCGGCGCCGTTGTGATTCTTCTGGCTGTCGTGTCCGACCTGCTGGTTTCATCCGTGTTAACCGGTCGGAAAATAGAGGATTACCGCCAGAATGCCCGCGCGGCGTTTAATAACAAAAATTATGAAGAGGCGGTGGTTTGGTGCAACCGGTTATTGGAGATTTCGCCGGATGACGCGGAAATCCGGGGATTGCTTGGGAATTACGGGAAATATAAGGAGACCAGGGAATCCGCTCAGAAGGTTTTGGATACATTGAAATTCGGTAAATTAATTGAGATTGACGAGAAAATAAAAATAGCCCGGAGAGCTCTGGAGATAGACCCGACTTTTGCCGAGGCCTGGCAGGAAATCGGTATTATCTACAATGAGGGGAAGGAATATGACAAGGCGTTTGAGGCGTTCACCAGGGCGATTGAGATTAATCCCACCATGGTTCTTTCTTATTACCAGCGGGGCTGGATTGTTTCTGATATCCGCGGCGATAAGGCGGGTTCCATACCTGATTTTAA
This window of the Planctomycetota bacterium genome carries:
- the serS gene encoding serine--tRNA ligase, with the protein product MLDLDFIRKNPDAVRKAITDKSDKVDLDKVLELDKERRQVITNIDNLRSQRKKASEEIAKLKKEKKDAEALVQQMKAVGDEISALEAKSQAIEKSFTELISFIPNIPAADVPVGKGEADNIEVRHWGERRKFDFTPAAHWDIGQKLGIIQSERASKISGSGFILLSGQGARLERALINFMLDMHIKQHGFTEIMPPFLVNRQTMYATGQLPKLEADMYKTAEEDMFLIPTAEVPVTNLWRDEVIPEEKLPLYYVAATACFRREAGSYGKDTRGIIRVHQFNKVEMVKFVHPDTSFDELEKLVQCAEAVLQALELEYRVVKLCTTEMSFSSATTYDLEAYAPGVGRYLEVSSCGNFTDFQARRGNIRFRGKDNKSRLVHTLNGSGLALPRTLITLLETHQQKDGSIVIPKALRPYMDGVERIG
- a CDS encoding C1 family peptidase; translated protein: MQTSSGALTMDLINKYHREYNANTLNRIARNAVTKTALPEVAMNRDVLNSTDFTFSHIVKTGDATSQMSSGRCWMFAGLNTMRILAMKKMNLATFELSQSYTFFWDKLEKSNYFLENIIDTVDEDVQSRVVMWLLGGPLGDGGQWDMFANLISRYGVVPKTVMPETFNSSNSGHVNYFVTLKLKEDAMLLRNMHKKGASLAALRARKQEMMSEIYKMLVIYFGEPPREFLWQYRDKKGVFHRDPKPLTPLAFYKKYVNLDLDETVSVINCPTRDKPYNRMYTVQYLGNVKGGQIVRYLNVDIDTLKSAAAAMLKDKQPVWFGCDVGKMFHRDAGIMDMKLYEYDNLLGVKFGMDKAQRVDYGDSLMTHAMVLTGVNLVNNKPTKWKVENSWGDKVGDKGFFVMSDAWFSEYLYQVVIKKSYLTPKLRKILKEKPIVLKPWDPMGSLAIMH